From a single Camelus bactrianus isolate YW-2024 breed Bactrian camel chromosome 11, ASM4877302v1, whole genome shotgun sequence genomic region:
- the PPIF gene encoding peptidyl-prolyl cis-trans isomerase F, mitochondrial encodes MLALRCSPRLFGRLPGLSSVPLRLPAARAFSGGSSARDPSSSSENPLVYLDVGADGQPLGRVVLELKADVVPKTAENFRALCTGEKGFGYKGSTFHRVIPSFMCQAGDFTNHNGTGGKSIYGSRFPDENFKLKHVGPGVLSMANAGPNTNGSQFFICTIKTDWLDGKHVVFGHVKEGMDVVKKIESFGSKSGKTSKKIVITDCGQLS; translated from the exons ATGCTGGCGCTGCGCTGCAGCCCTCGCCTGTTTGGCCGGCTCCCCGGCCTGAGCTCCGTGCCACTGCGCCTCCCCGCGGCCCGCGCCTTCAGTGGCGGCAGCAGCGCCCGCGACCCGTCCTCTTCCTCCGAGAACCCGCTAGTGTACCTGGACGTGGGCGCCGATGGGCAGCCGCTCGGCCGCGTGGTGCTGGAG CTGAAGGCAGATGTCGTCCCAAAGACCGCAG AGAACTTCAGAGCCCTGTGCACCGGGGAGAAGGGCTTCGGCTACAAGGGCTCCACCTTTCACAGAGTGATTCCGTCCTTCATGTGCCAG GCTGGCGACTTCACCAACCACAATGGCACAGGGGGGAAGTCCATCTATGGAAGCCGCTTTCCTGACGAGAACTTCAAACTGAAGCACGTGGGAccag GTGTCCTGTCCATGGCAAATGCAGGCCCCAACACCAACGGCTCCCAGTTCTTCATCTGCACCATAAAGACAGACTG GCTGGATGGCAAACATGTTGTGTTTGGCCACGTCAAAGAAGGCATGGATGTCGTGAAGAAAATAGAATCTTTCGGCTCCAAGAGTGGGAAGACATCCAAGAAGATTGTCATCACAGACTGCGGCCAGTTGAGCTAA